The Papaver somniferum cultivar HN1 chromosome 3, ASM357369v1, whole genome shotgun sequence genome includes a region encoding these proteins:
- the LOC113357091 gene encoding pathogenesis-related protein 5-like, with the protein MAALQNISSLHLLLMLAFFSFGGLKNTASATVFTFLNRCRYTVWPGTLSGDGSAALGNGGFSLPPDGSTTITAPPGWSGRFWPRTGCNFDEAGKGVCKTGDCGGSLNCQGGGTPPVSLAEFTIGVSGTSNEKDFYDVSLVDGYNVGLGIKPSGGTGNCEYAGCVTDLNGSCPAELQVIDSGNVVACKSACAAFNAPEFCCTETHSTPDTCVPTRYSEMFKTACPTAYSYAYDDASSTCTCAGADYLITFCPSAA; encoded by the exons ATGGCTGCTTTGCAAAATATTTCTTCTCTTCATCTACTCCTCATGTTAGCATTCTTCTCTTTTG GAGGGCTGAAGAATACGGCATCAGCGACAGTATTTACGTTTCTAAACCGCTGTCGTTACACAGTGTGGCCAGGAACATTATCAGGAGATGGTTCTGCTGCACTTGGTAATGGAGGTTTTTCATTACCACCagatggatcaacaacaataacaGCACCACCAGGTTGGTCAGGACGGTTTTGGCCACGTACCGGTTGTAACTTCGACGAAGCAGGTAAAGGTGTATGCAAAACAGGTGATTGTGGTGGTAGTTTAAATTGTCAAGGTGGTGGTACACCACCAGTAAGCTTAGCTGAATTCACTATTGGAGTTTCTGGTACTTCGAACGAGAAGGATTTCTACGATGTCAGTTTGGTGGACGGATACAATGTTGGTTTGGGTATTAAACCTTCTGGTGGTACAGGAAATTGCGAGTATGCAGGTTGTGTGACAGATTTAAATGGAAGCTGTCCAGCTGAGTTACAAGTGATTGATTCAGGTAATGTTGTTGCGTGTAAAAGTGCCTGTGCAGCATTTAACGCACCAGAGTTTTGTTGCACCGAAACGCATTCGACACCTGATACTTGTGTGCCGACTAGGTATTCAGAAATGTTTAAGACTGCCTGTCCTACTGCTTATAGTTATGCTTACGATGATGCTTCAAGTACATGTACCTGTGCCGGTGCTGATTATTTGATTACTTTCTGTCCTTCTGCGGCTTAG
- the LOC113357090 gene encoding probable 1-acyl-sn-glycerol-3-phosphate acyltransferase 4 — MEVLGSLNSKDGPKHRPLTPLRIIRGILCLLVILATAFMMLVYCAPVTTLTLLIFGRRYSRKLSSFIFGYWLALWPFLFEKINKTKVVFSGETVPAKERVLIIANHRTEVDWMYLWDLALRKGRVGYIKYVLKSSLMKLPVFGWAFHILEFISVERKWEVDEPVMHQMLSTFTDCEDPLWLALFPEGTDFTEQKCLRSQKYAAENNLPIMKYVLLPKAKGFYACLETMRSSLDAVYDVTIAYKHRCPFFIDNVFGVDPSEVHIHLRRIPLKDIPTTEDESSVWLNEAFRLKDKLLSDFTAEGHFPNPGTEEDLSTLKCLVNFTFVIAITSIFTFLTFFSSSWFKLYVAASCAYLASSTYFNFRPLPIPVFLKPIFCGKHSD; from the exons ATGGAAGTTCTTGGGTCTCTTAATTCGAAAGATGGTCCAAAACACCGCCCATTGACTCCTCTGAGGATAATAAGGGGAATATTGTGTTTACTTGTGATTCTTGCAACTGCATTCATGATGTTAGTTTATTGTGCACCTGTGACCACTCTTACGCTGCTCATTTTCGGCAGACGTTATAGTAGGAAACTATCATCTTTCATTTTTGGTTATTGGCTAGCTCTGTGGCCCTTTCTATTTGAAAAAATAAACAAGACCAAGGTTGTATTCTCTGGAGAAACTGTTCCTGCTAAAGAACGGGTTCTGATCATCGCAAACCATAGGACTGAGGTTGACTGGATGTACCTTTGGGACCTTGCTTTGCGGAAAGGACGTGTAGGGTACATTAAGTATGTCCTCAAGAGCAGTTTAATGAAGCTCCCAGTCTTCGGTTGGGCATTTCACATTCTGGAATTTATTTCAGTCGAGAGGAAATGGGAAGTTGATGAACCGGTGATGCATCAAATGCTTTCAACTTTTACTGATTGTGAAGATCCTCTGTGGCTTGCTCTTTTTCCAGAAGGCACCGATTTTAC GGAGCAGAAGTGCCTGAGGAGTCAGAAGTACGCTGCCGAGAATAATTTGCCTATCATGAAGTATGTGCTTCTTCCAAAAGCAAAAGGTTTTTATGCCTGCTTGGAAACCATGCGGAGCTCCTTAGATGCAG TTTATGATGTAACAATTGCATACAAGCATCGGTGCCCCTTTTTCATAGACAACGTTTTTGGTGTGGATCCATCAGAAGTTCACATTCATCTTCGACGTATCCCCCTCAAAGACATCCCAACTACCGAGGACGAGTCTTCTGTCTGGTTGAATGAGGCATTCCGTCTAAAGGATAAATTGCTCTCTGATTTTACTGCTGAAGGCCATTTTCCTAATCCAGGGACCGAGGAAGATCTCTCTACATTGAAGTGTTTGGTGAACTTCACGTTCGTAATTGCCATAACTAGTATATTTACATTCCTAACATTCTTCTCATCTAGTTGGTTTAAATTATATGTTGCTGCAAGCTGTGCATACCTTGCTTCTTCTACCTATTTCAACTTTAGGCCGTTGCCGATTCCTGTGTTTTTAAAGCCCATATTTTGCGGAAAACATTCTGATTAA